The following nucleotide sequence is from Roseivirga sp. BDSF3-8.
AGGATATATATTTTCCTTTATCCTCACTGAGGTAGGGCCGGCCCTGGGCATTATTTCTCCAGATGCTTTCGTCTACCTGGCCGAAAAAATGACGGCCTTCTCATCGGAAATCATTCTCGTCAGTGCCATACTAGCCGGGTGGCTTATGGGTCTGCTTAGCTGGCTGGTTACAAGTTCGTCAGACTCTATTAGCCGAATTTTTGTGGTAGTGCTCGTTACCGCTGTTATTGGGTTTGGCAACCTGCATCATAGTATTGTCGGGTCTATAGAAGTGTTTAGCGGAATGCTGATAGGCAACTCTATCAGCGTGCTGGATTATTTACAATTCCAATTATTTACCACATTGGGCAATACACTAGGCGGAGTATTTTTTGTGGCCGTATTAAAATACAGCCACAGCCGATATGTGGAAAAAAAGGAAGAAGAACACGAGCAGAAAAATGAGGGTTAGATAAATTCAGGAGGCTATTTTCCCTCAAGGTGCTTTTTGAGGTCAGAAATACTACGTATACCTAAACTCTCTGCGTCCTGCTCTCGCATCATCATGGCAAATGTGTTATTAAATCCAAGCGGTCCCAGCCACTGGAGTTCGTACTGCTCTGAAAACTGTTGGTTTACATAATCATATACCCTGTTAGGGTCACCCATGATATCCTTCACCTCATCCGGGTTCTCCTGTAAAATCACCAGTAGTCCGGTACCTGTATACTCAGGATAGATGTCTATTTCACCGGTGCGCAGTGCATCAAACACCAGTTTAGTTCCACCAAAGCCCAGCCGCATATCTACATCCAGTCCAGTATAATTTTCCACCAGTATACCCAGCATCTGAGCCAGAATGTAGCTTTCTGTAAAGTTCTTTGAACCTATCAGAATATCAGCTTCACCTTCCCGGCGAATGCCGGTATCGAAGCCCAGGCTATCCAGAAAGGACTTGGCTATATCGTAAGTATCCAATTTCTCCTGGTCTGCCATGTAGTTGAGCCGGATCATTTCCTTATCAGAAATACGTCCCTCCAGCAAGTTAACCGCCTCTTTCAGGTCAGGGTATTTATCCAGGGTTTCCCTGCGTACGAGCGGAGCCGCATAGTAAGGAGGAAAGTAGCTCTTATCATCTTCCAGAGGCCTGAGATCATAAGCCACTATTCGCCCATCTGTCGAAAAACCGCTGATCAGATCTACCTTTTCATTTTTTAAGGCCTGATACATAAGACCGATTTCCAGCTCTACCGTCTCCATGTCTAACCCATAGGTATCCTGCAGGCCCGGGTAACCGTCTCCCCTTTCCATGAACTCACTGGGAAAACCGGCTATAAAGGATTTACTCCCGGATATATTAAGGGTAAAGACCCCAGCCAAAACGGCTACAAGCCCTATGCCAATGATCGCAAATAATTTACCCCTGCGGTGTACAAGCCTCTGTACTAAACCCAGTAGCCCGTCAATGGCCAGCGCAAGCAGTGCAGCAGGAATAGCTCCTGCCATGATCATATAAGTATTATTCAGAGATATTCCACGAAAGATAAACTCCCCCAGCCCACCTGCTGCAATGAGGGCGCATAGCGTAGCGATTCCCACATTAATAACAGCCGCAGTACGTATACCGGCAAAAATGGTAGGCAATGCGAGTGGTAGCTCCACCCTTGAAAGCAATTGCCCCGGAGATAGCCCCATGCCGCGGGCCGCCTCTCTCACAGCAGGGTTTACTTCTGCTATTCCGGTAAAGGTATTACGCACGATAGGTAAAAGAGCATACAGGAACAACGCAATAATGGCAGGCGTTATCCCAATGCCGAAAAATGGAAGTAAAAAGCCCAACAGGGCCACACTGGGTATGGTTTGAATGACATTAACAGCGCCTAGTACAGGAGAAGCTACGCGGCGATTTCGGGAAAGCCAAATACCCAGCGTAACACCAAAAATTACCGCTATGGTAAGGGCTATAAGCGTTAGCCAGATATGCTCGACCA
It contains:
- a CDS encoding ABC transporter permease/substrate-binding protein: MKATGGKVMDNKGLLSYLWEQRSEIGEQLVEHIWLTLIALTIAVIFGVTLGIWLSRNRRVASPVLGAVNVIQTIPSVALLGFLLPFFGIGITPAIIALFLYALLPIVRNTFTGIAEVNPAVREAARGMGLSPGQLLSRVELPLALPTIFAGIRTAAVINVGIATLCALIAAGGLGEFIFRGISLNNTYMIMAGAIPAALLALAIDGLLGLVQRLVHRRGKLFAIIGIGLVAVLAGVFTLNISGSKSFIAGFPSEFMERGDGYPGLQDTYGLDMETVELEIGLMYQALKNEKVDLISGFSTDGRIVAYDLRPLEDDKSYFPPYYAAPLVRRETLDKYPDLKEAVNLLEGRISDKEMIRLNYMADQEKLDTYDIAKSFLDSLGFDTGIRREGEADILIGSKNFTESYILAQMLGILVENYTGLDVDMRLGFGGTKLVFDALRTGEIDIYPEYTGTGLLVILQENPDEVKDIMGDPNRVYDYVNQQFSEQYELQWLGPLGFNNTFAMMMREQDAESLGIRSISDLKKHLEGK